The following are from one region of the Anopheles bellator unplaced genomic scaffold, idAnoBellAS_SP24_06.2 scaffold00299_ctg1, whole genome shotgun sequence genome:
- the LOC131214229 gene encoding craniofacial development protein 2-like, producing the protein MVRTFRDGHAIYQSCGKTHELGTAFIVMGVMRKRVIGWWPISPRMCRLRIKGRFFNISIINVHSPHLGSNEDDKDEFYAQLEREYDHCPKHDIKIVIGDFNAQVGQEEEYKPVIGGFSAHQRTNEMGLRLIDFATSKNMAVRSTCLQHSLLHKYTWRSPNQTETQIDHVLVDCRHFSDITDVRSYRSANVDSDHYLVMVKMRPKLSVVNNVRYQRPPRLYLERLKQSDVAEDYAHSLEAALPDEDELEEAPLENCWNSIKTAINSVAGNVIGHVRQTQRNEWFDDECRRVLDEDNAARTVKLRSGSRQNVERHRQKKMQRTRIFREKKRHLEEEGYAELENLQSWKTCQTKRF; encoded by the coding sequence ATGGTACGTACGTTCCGGGATGGTCATGCCATCTACCAGAGCTGCGGCAAAACACATGAGCTGGGGACAGCTTTCATAGTGATGGGCGTGATGCGGAAGCGGGTGATTGGGTGGTGGCCAATCAGCCCTCGAATGTGCAGGTTGAGAATCAAAGGCCGGTTCTTCAACATCAGCATCATAAACGTGCACAGCCCTCACCTCGGAAGTAACGAAGACGACAAGGATGAATTCTACGCGCAGTTGGAGCGTGAGTACGACCACTGCCCAAAACATGATATCAAGATCGTCATCGGGGATTTCAACGCCCAGGTCGGCCAGGAGGAGGAATACAAACCGGTGATTGGAGGGTTCAGCGCCCACCAGCGTACCAATGAAATGGGCCTGAGACTTATCGACTTTGCCACCTCCAAGAACATGGCCGTACGTAGCACATGCCTTCAGCACAGCCTCCTACACAAGTACACCTGGAGGTCACCAAATCAAACAGAGACTCAGATCGACCACGTTCTGGTTGACTGCCGCCACTTCTCAGACATCACCGACGTCCGATCCTATAGGAGCGCTAACGTCGACTCGGACCACTACCTGGTGATGGTTAAGATGCGCCCAAAACTATCCGTAGTTAATAATGTTCGGTACCAACGCCCGCCCCGGTTATACCTCGAGCGACTGAAACAGTCTGACGTCGCCGAAGACTACGCGCATTCGCTCGAAGCTGCGCTGCCGGATGAGGACGAGCTGGAGGAAGCTCCTCTCGAGAACTGTTGGAACTCCATCAAAACAGCCATCAACAGCGTAGCCGGGAACGTCATCGGGCACGTGAGACAAACCCAACGGAACGAGTGGTTCGACGACGAATGTAGGAGGGTGTTGGATGAGGACAACGCTGCACGGACTGTTAAGTTGCGTAGTGGCAGCCGTCAGAACGTGGAAAGACATAGACAGAAGAAGATGCAGCGAACC